The stretch of DNA TCATAACCCAATGAACTGTTAGGGCTAGATGCTATTTAAATTTCGAATCTGTCAATGCATAGTGAAAGACAGCAGGTTCAATTTCCGGGGAAAGTTTAACGACCACATCAAAACAACTTGAAACCACACGTCAGCAGCAGGGGAAAAACAAAGGGAATATGCACATTCGTTTTAACTAGAAGTTTGATTCAAAGAAAGGTCTGCCATGGCTGAAACTAGATGGTCAGGAAACACTTCTTCGACATCTTTGGATACTTCTAAATCATTCAAAGTCGCTGGCATTGGCTTGAATGAACCTTCTGTTAGGGCTGCCTTGTTTAATTGTTTACCAAATTCATCTTCCTCGGATGGAATGCCCAAATCCCAAACCCTGAAGATATCCTCAGTTGAGGGCTCCATCCCATAAGCTGAAGAACCCAAATCAAGCTTTGTTTCAATACTTTCACTCTCTTTCACGCCTTCAGTGTAAGTTGGCAGAAATGGATTTCCCTTCAAAGTTAAAGACTTCAAACTGTTATTCTTAAACTTGAGCGGAAGATGATCACTATCTCTTTCTGTTATTTTGTTAATGAGAACAAGGTCATCTGAGGTTTCTCCTTGGAAATGCACAGTCTCTGCCTCCTCATAGGAAGGTAGTATTTCAACATCAGTTCCTTCGGGTAAACCACCACTAACTGCAGCAAAGGAGTCAAATGATCTGAAGTCGGAACTGACAATTTCTAGTAAGGCATTTTTCAGAGAAGCCCAACTAACTGAATCTTCGGGATCTTCGATCAGGCAGGAGTTAACCCAAGCAATATCTTCTCCGGAAAAACCTTCTCCACTCAGGTTAGAGCTTTCTATCAGGCCATCTTCCACATCCATGGCTGCACATGTTTGGAGAACAATGCCATCATCACTTCTTCCTCGGAAATGCATAGTATCTGCCTCCTCCAAGGAAGGTGGTATTTCAACATCAGTTCCTTCTTCTAAAAAACAACTAATTGCAGCAGAGCTGAATGATCTGGATTGGGAACTGAGGAGTTCTTGTGAGGCATCTTTTAGAGAATCGCAACTCCCCTTTGAAATTTCAGGATCTTGGACAAGGCAGGAGTCAACCCAAGCAAAATCTTCTGGGGAAAGCACACCTCCTCTCTGATTAGACTCTACCGAACTCAGAGTAAGAGAAGAAATAGAGCCTTCCTTCAGGACATGTTCTATATCCATGGCTGTAAATATTTGGGACCAATGTCAGTGGAGAAAAGGactttaaaaaagagaagtGTTAAGTTCACAAAGAGATCTCACCAAAGTAAAACTCACAAACGGACGTGGTTAAATGTAATACATTAAATCAAAAGAACTTTGCAATTTGATGCACCACAAAAAAGCCACACCAATTTGTGAACTTtagttttgtgaaatttttttgtgaatcaaacatttctcttaaaaaaaatgattgcaAAAGCATACAAATGGAAACAAGTTCAACAAATGACACACAATCTATATAATTCCTcagtaataattattttaaatttggagttccATGCATGTCTAATCCGATCAGTTGCACCTATTAGAAAACTTCAAAAATGCTTATCTTGTCGTCCATTTCAGGTGCAAGTATCCCTTATCCATAATCAGTTAGACCTAGAAAACTATACAATGCAAAAAGATGTATCCTCCTTGCTACCACTTGCACAGCAGCACCATAACACTGGCGCCAaccatttctttcacatatGAGGATATTGCttttgagtaatactagatacagtcatgGGTTGTACAAGCACCAcacactccttttgaaaaagtgtgggatccaccattaaaaaattaatttttcatatgggttccatgttactcacttttttcaaaatgagtgtgcaGCACTTGAGCACACTAGGACTgcaagtagtagtagtagtagtagcagTAGCAGCAGCAGTAGTATAACAACCACACAAACAGCAGGAGAATTATGGCAGTTTGGGTGCCTGGGTCAAATATGCAGCTTATCAGACTCATTGAACCTTTTTAAGAGAGCTCACATTTGTGGCAAGAAAAGGGCATCAATAGCAAGTGTCATCTATACCATATCCACTAGCttataaacaaacaacatatgAATCTATGATAAGGCGCCTAATGAATACCATAATATGAACTGGAGCAAAATAAGACAATTGTCAAATCAACAAAGCTCAACGTGATAGAAAAGAATAAACTTATTAGGAAAATCATCAATATACTTTTCAACACTCCCCTCATATATGGAGGAGACAGCCAACCTATCATGACATTTTAATTTGGAGATAAAATCGCAATTGGAATTCAGGATCATTGCTTGATACCACTCTAAATCACCAATAGTCTTATCAGCTTAAACTCTTGGGATAATCTTATCAACTTGCACTCTTCAGAAAATCGTTGATTAACGCGATTAAGGCTCtaatttttcatgtaattcTGGCACTTCGGACcttaagaaaaatcattaaactGTCCTCAATTAGCCTCGGGAAGCGACATCTctctttgaaaagaaaaaaaaaaaaagaggcaaaaTTCTATAGGCTTCGGTAAAAATTGAAAGCAATAGTAGCCAGTAGGCAAGCTTCAAGACGACCCTTAAGCCCTAAAACTCTGCAGGAACACTAACAATTTCGGATAATCGGTGATTAACACAATTAAAGCTCTAATTTTTCATGGAATTCTGGCACTTCTGACCTGAGGAAAATCTTTAAACTGTCTTTAATTAGCATCGGGAAGCAACATATctcttcgaaaaaaaaaaaaagaggcaaaaTTCTAGGCTTGGGTGAAAAATTGAAAGCAATAGAAGCAAGTAGGCAAGAGTAGAGATGAACCTTAAGCCCTAAAACTCTGCAAGAACACTAATAATATCGGGAAAGATAAGGAAGGAATTGATATTCGAAGGCAAGAAAGATAGATAATCGGGAGCGGCTTACCTTTGTGGATTCGAAAGCACAATGTTGCAAATAGGGATCAATACGCAAGGGACTCGAGGGGAACCCTTCAGAATCcacgataataataataataataataataataataataataatatgttgtattttaatttaattttataataattttagaaaacaaaagTCGAAAATTTTACGCATATTCTCTTTGTTAAACTTTAATGATCCCATATAAAATTGAATGAGCGGCACATCCATCGAGGATTATCGAATAATATTGTtatgtattagttattatttatttttatatttttaattttttataagatatagatatattttttataaaatataaaattatttataaaatataaaataataaataataactaataagaagaattttttattttttaaactgaattgaattgcCTAAATCCACAGCTCAAAGCTTTTGGACTGGATTTCCTCTTTTATCAGAATGACTCTGGATCTTAACTACATCTGGCCTGACTCATTCTTCTGGCTCTCGGACTTCCAAATCAAGGTTGGGCCTTTATGTGGTTGCCTAAAACCTACGCAAATAATATCAAGAAGCCCAGTACTCAATTTATACAGTAATTGAGtataataaattttagatataaaagggttattatcaaaaaaaatattccgTTGCCGGGACTCGAACCCGGGTCTCTCGGGTGAGAGCCGAGTATCCTGACCAACTAGACTACAACGGATGCCTATGGTGAACAAAAGTAGTAAATAACACTTCTTAAGTTCCATAGATGTTCTAATTTCCACGGAATCCCAGACGAAAATCGCAGATGGATGATAGCTACGTAAACTGACAGCTGACTTTACACGTACAAAAATGCTACTCTTGTCACTTAACCCTAGTTTGGATAGTGGGATATGAGAGAATTTTTtactgttatttattatttaatattttattattttttttattactatttatagaatatttcatTATCTAATTTCAAATGTAATCTTATTCTTATGTTAGagttattgttgtgatttttattttttattttttatttacttaataattaaagaagtatcttttaataatattatgattttattattttttaaaaaaaatatttaaaagtattaaaaaatatatataatacacgtaaaaaaaaaattttaaaaataataataatataactaaCGGTAGACGGTAGCGGTAGAGCCACCTTACACATAAGCAAAAGTTTTTTACTGTTTATAAGACCGtataaactgaaaaaaaatgttatattctTGAGTTTCCATTGTGAAAATTTTTTCTCAGTATCAATGTATTgcacattacatatatatatatattttttttcacaattgaatgtacagtatataaaaaatgagtagaagaattcatttaatttaataaaaataaaaccaaaaattttttttaacaaaataaaaataaaaataagtgtgcgAGATGAATAACAAAGCTGTTCAAATTATATAACGTTAAAAGTTCAGTACGTCATATACtgtttgaaaagtaaataaataggatttgaagattaatacaaaaattaacttatttttcaCTTCAACAATTTTATCcgttcatttttcaaataagattTAAACCAAACTCTATTCATCGATCAGTACAACTATCATTTTCGAACGAAAATTGTGCGCTATAATTCACTGAACAACAGTGATCGTACGTTACATAAAGACcgttctaataaataaaaaagggttttattatgaaaaaaaatacataataacgtgatttcatataatacgttatatctattttataataaaaataagtttttacaTACTAAagcattcatttaaaaaaaaaaaatagattgctACACAAGATTAGGTATAAACGGACTCTTACATAAACATTTAAGCTGTGTTTAGTATGTAAAgtactcattattattcacaaatagtttactattattaacaaattatttattaattttttactactatttactatttttttaaatattatttacatattattaATTTCCTCATCGTCTAAAGGTAGCTTAAATTTGCTAGCAAGTAGCATGTGAGGAACCGGATACTCCATGCAGCTACTAGCATTAACTCCCAACCAAGAAGTGAACCAATTTATGAGCGTGGCGTGGAATTGCAGATGTATCTGCCGCTAGCTTTAAAAGGTACAGCACTTTAATTTTGGTAAAATGGTAGGTGAGGGAgggccatgcatgcatctttataTCCTCCAACCACAAAATGAATATGTCGGTCCATATGTCATCAGTCTCCTGTATTAATAAATATCCTAGCTAGGTGTGTTTATACATATGTTTCAGTAGTACTTACTCCCCATCCACCTTAATATTCTTTAAATACTTGTTCCCTTTTATGCCTTAATCTCGACGTTAATTTGTTAATTAACTTAAAATAGACTATGAGTTACACCAGGAATATTATGCAGATTAATTTACCCAACCTCCAGCTATATGTCTAACTAACATGATTTATATACTACGGATGTATTTAGCCATCGGGAGGATAATGCAGGCTGGGGACACATGTAGTACTACTCATGATAGTCCCAACTACCTGCAGTTTTATGTAATTTCTCCAAACGAATTAGGGGGCTATTTAATTATGGGGGCTGCAGCTATGCCGCTCAGCGGTGTCCCAGGCCAAATgccactttttttattttatttttcatattttttaaatatttttaaaaaataaaaaaatacattactatattaataatcaatttgttaattattaaataaataataaataaaataattaaatatataatcgTTTAAAATGAGAGAACAAAATCATAAGACAATATCATCTAGTTATTATAAGCTTTAAGAATTATAGATCATCGAAAGAGGTCTCTCTGCAAAGagtaatatttatgtttgataACTCGAAGTAGGACGCCATAATTAAATGGCCGTTGATCTCCTCAACATTAGACTGTTCATTGCCCAACACCTGACACGCAAACGCAAGTGCTGAGAAGCAGGGAACATAATTTCATGGACGGCagaatttgtttcttttggGTGTATGTGTACGTGCACTGCTGCATATCATGTATGAATCATATCCAGATAACATCAGCAATAGTAATATATTGTAAGAcattaataattactatatataataatcatagatatataataacatgttgGATCTCATGTTACCCCAAATTCATGCTCTACTTGACCCATGCAGTTCATAATTAAACTTATCATGACTTCTAATTATTGTTTAAATTGGATGCATGGCTTATAGAGAATTAatatatgagtaattctacatacaatcgtgaagtgcgtaattattttgaaaaaaagtagagtctactattaacaaaattaatttttttcatgtggatcctatgttttattcattttttttaaagtaaatacGCGGCAGTTACACAATTcacagttataaatatattttctcttaatatAAACACAACacaagtatatattatataaatgtacAAATTGGAATTAGTAACTTCAATTTTGCATGTTGAAGTAAACTTCCATAAATCCTCTTGAAAAAGTCACAACAAGCTCTTGTGACTTGAAAGTGCTATAACTCGAGAATTAATCAAGCAAATTAATACCCATAAACCTATAGCTCTTCTCTCTTTGATTTGCCAAAGACGAGAGGCATCTAATTTCCCTATGCTGCTCAAACGTTGATGATGACGAATTTGTCTGTTTGTGCTAATTACTAAAGTTGGGGTTAGCAACCAAGTATGCTAGCGCCCCAACTAATGGAGCATTAATGTAGGTTGTGGGCTCCGACTTCCGGTAATCAATTCGATCATCGTCATAaacatcatcctcacctggccCGCCAACAACAGCCCAACTAAGACATTAGGGTTAGGGTCTGTTGAGTTGAAGTATATGGAACCCTCTTTGCATGCAATGAACTGGGGATGGTCCTTTATGGATGGCAACGACGAGCCACGATGGTGAATACGTTGCGGATAGTAGTTGCTATACCCAACCATATAAGATAAACCCTTAGGGTTTTCGCCCAAAATGTAATCAACTTGGCGCTTGGCCTGTTGGCGAAGCCTAGTCGGAGTTACGTAAATGTTCCCACAATTAATAGCTTGAGATGTTCTAGCCAAGGAATTGGCATAAACCAATGAAAGGAATGCAATGGATGTTGTGTGCTGCAAGTTGCTGCCTCCGGGCCTGTATATGAGCCCTCCGGGACTGTACTCTATGTGCGAGGCCGATGATTCGGGTATAAGCGTGCACATGAAGCTGTCCGCCGAGGCTCTATACGATTGGAGAGAATACATGTTTCCTTCTATGACTTCCtaattaaaaaaccaaaaacagtCCATGaatgttaatatataatattatagactCAAGTTCTCAAACTAGCATTGAAAACATGAAGAACAGTTTTATTCTGTTAGACTAACCTTAGAGACTAAAACATTAAGGCCAGCATGTTTGTTGTCCCACCCAAATTCATTGATGTTTTCATCGGCTCCAAGGGTTTGGCCATTGCTTCGTATGTAATCAAGGTAAGTATCCTGCTGGGTTGCCCTCCTTAGCCATGCTGCTCCCCAAAGTAACTCGTCCTGTCCAACCCcaccaaaattaaatacattaaattgAAGTTAATTTACTGATTTAATTATAAGAACTCACCTCAAATTGATCATTAGAACACGTACGTACATAAATggtgatcctttttttttttttttttcccctaagcAACAGATTTAGCTTGTCTTGTGTTTATAAGGCACACCTGATAACCATCAAAGTCGCAATAATATGGGCAGGCGCCATCTTTAATATTAGAATTATCGCTGTAAGCTCCTCTGTAACTATTTGCAAATTGAAAAGCATTGATGGCATTTCGTAACAGAGTGTCTGAGTATCCCGGGTCCGATGATCGGAAAGCTATGGATGAAGCTGCAAGAGCTGCTGCGGACTCTCCGGCAACATCAGAAGCTGGATTTGGTGCATCAACGGCGTAAACAGTCCTGGCAGTGTCCATATCTTCAGGTCTTTCCCAACAACTGTGGTCTATGTTTGGATCCCCCACCTACATGACCACCACCTTTCAAAGCAAATTAAGTGATGTTTGACACACAAAGTTAATACGTTACTTTAGTAGATAATTTATACTATATTAGCTTCGTACATTCACGGGCATCCTTGGCGTGTGAAACCATATCCGACTATGCGATATGTGTTATCTCCGCATAGTAtagtctcgtttattttcgtagatgagttgagaatatcGTGcgacattatatattataaaacttatttatttgtcAATCTTTCTTGATCcttaaatttgagaaataatttaagATTATGTTTTTCTCGATCCTTCgattttaaacaaaactaaTTACTCatagtttgaagaaaaaaataaaagacaatatTGTCTTATTATTCTTACGCCAAATcgagttaattaaataatcaagaTTTCTAGCCCTTAGATGCCCAAGAGACGGCTTGTGTGGGCGGTGGGCCAAAAAGGTCAAATGTTCGACCACCTACTGGACCACATGAGTCAAGAGAACCATATTCCTCGATTAATTCACAGATTAGATCAACTAAGCCATAAAATATTACAAGTGAGATTCCCATACTGCCCACCCCCAACAGCTAATTCACACAACCACCACTGTAGCAATTACGTACCTGCACAAAAATCCGGTTGGGCAGCTGAGACAGAGCCTTGAGCAAGTAATCCGTTGCCCAGCGGATCGCCACCAGAGAGTTCCGTAGCTCATTTGGGGCATGGAATCGCCGAACTCGATCACGCTCCACGCCAACATCGTCGTCGTGAAGGCCATGGGGAAGCCGAACTTTACGTTGTCGCCGGCGTCGTAGTATCCCCCGGTCAAGTCGGCGTTGTACATCCAACCATCGCTCAGTCCCGAGTTGGAACGCCAGGTGATCCGCTGGTCCTGTGGCAGGAATCCCGAGCGCTGCCCCTCGAAGAACAAGATGGCTTTTGACAACGCGTCTTGGTAGTCCTGGGTGCTTGTCGCAAAACTTAGCAAGCTaacaagaagaggaagaagcagGCCGGGAGCCAAGGAGAAGGCCATTGGTGGCGGTGGCCCAGGTTGTTGATCTGATGCGCGCGGGTGTGTCTGTCTGTGTGTGGGCTTTTGGGTTTAACTTTTATGGCTGTTGGCGTCACGAGGGAGAGACATGGGGGAGAGGGCGGAAAGGCAAAGTTCGTATAAACCGACACTGAGTAATGTGTCAGCTGTGACTCGGGGCTCACATGCTGATGCAGCCGCAAAAGGCCAGGGCACAGTCCCTTATGCGTGAGCGACTACGGGGCTTGCTTTCCATCTGGGGTCCAATTAGTTCAGTTAGctccattgaaaaaaaaaaaaaaaaaggcgaaaTGGGAGTCTGTGCCAAAACTACAAATAGCTTTATGCTCTGCACTCGCTGCTCGGGGACGTTGATAACACCGTCCATCACGTTGGAAGGAAAGGGATAAAACGGGTAAACTTTACGGCAGCTCTAATTTTACCATCTTGCAAATCAAGAACACATTGATGGAAATTTTGAGTAAGTTATATGCCtagtttgtttatatatatatatatatatatatatatatatatatatgagatgaatttagataaaaattgaaagtttaataaaatattattaaaatatatatttttttaaaatatttttattttgagatttaaaaaagttgaaatatttattttattttatgtgagaatttaaaaaaattgtgataattatatgagatgaaatgagataaaaatttttgtaaaaatgaataatgCCGTTGTGATAATGCCCTTCAACTTGATCAAGATCATTAATGTTGGTATCCTATATCTGTCCTCTGTGAAAAGATTGGAGTAATAAGAAGCAAAAGTaccatttaaatttaattgGTAGCTCATTACGTTATATATACTCGATCGGAATCTACCATGCTTTGGGTAACATTatatggaaaattctatacgctatattattatcttacttttatttcactaaataagatgtgatatatttattaccattaaataattatttattatatacttcGTTATCctctaataatgataaatgtcTCATATACTATTTAGTATGATCTAAATAGGATGAGAGTatggtatataacattactcatattatatatagataaaatttaataaagtaaATGCTACGAACCAAAACAAACTCAGTTgattgtattattgtatatagaaTATGGGCATGCAAGTCCACAAAAAAACAATGCCAGTAGTTAAGTACATCAATATCATGACATTATAAGAACATTAGCATTGACTTTCATGTGCATAATTGTAGCAAAATCCGAGTTAAAAAAGGGCATTCGAGTGGGTTTAGTTAACCTCgagaaaacaacaattaaaaatgtttagttgAACAACCGTAACAAAAGTCAATCTTGATTGATCAATGGCTAAGCTAATGTAGAGAATTTTTGTAACATCTTAGCTAACTTATGTTAAATCTATGTGCAATATTGCTGGTTAATAGTACTTTATACATTATCAACACTTTAACAACTTGCAACCAATTAACAACTTTATAGCCAAAGCCTAAagacaataaatatttaatggaAACCTTACCTAATGAAGCTTTACCAAAAGTTGTGGGGGCGATTTTGCCATAGATGTAAAGAACCCTCTTAATTCTATCTCACAAGAACGAACTACTCAGTTTTAGataggattattattattattttcacgaGGATGGTGGTTGCTCACTTTGGATTAGATTGGGTTGTCAAGCTCGGCATGTTATAAGAAGAGTGCTACATCCCTAAATGAATTgtacaaaagtaattttataaactgatgtaattttatttgattcgttaaatctacttataataaaaataacgtTATAATCTGACGAACTGTTGGTTCAAAGGgattgcaaaacaaaaaaaaagtgagaaaacaATTTGGTTCAAGGCGCGTtacaatatcttttttttttttaaaaatattcgcCCCCATCAATACTGGTATGCAAACGAGTTACAAgtaaatttatctctaaaatataataaagttcAAAATAAGTTTATTTGTTTAACTGCATTAAGTCTATTTGTTTAATTGTATTATACAGACTAAATTAAACCCTAAATATCcttaaattttactattcaaataaGTGATTAGAAAATTGTGGTATGCAGAGCCAACAGGCCCGGCCTGATTTATCTACCCGACCTGATCTGAAAAAACCAACCCGTTtaagtgaaaaaggaaaatgaaattccCGAATCCTTTTTTTTAAACGGGTAATACCCGATACCCCATTTTAGTCTAAAACGGGGTCGTTTTTCGCCTTTCACAGAATCCATCCCATCCCTCATGTTTCCTCTCCTTTCTCCCGCTCGACGCTCACTCTCTCCCTCGCAGAGGCAGCTCTCATCCTCGCAGCCTCACTCTCTCCATCGCAGCTGACTCTCGcagctctcactctctccctcgCAACTCAGAATCAAGGTTAGTGCATAGGTTTGTAGGTTTTTCATGATTAGAACAAAATATTGCCGTTTGGTTTGGATCTAGGACTCGAAATCggagtttttcttctttgcatGATTTAGGTTGGTTTGTCGGTTGGTCATTCATAGGTGTTCTGGTGGCTGAATAGGCTACATTTTCTTACTCGTTTGCTCTTCATGGTTTATGCTTGCTCATTCTCGGTTTATGCTCTGCTATTCGTAGTTTATGCtctgctatttttttatttattattattatcattttcatttggtTAGGATCTCAGGTTGGAAAACAGAATCTTGCTCCCTTGCATGAgattagtttgtgagtttgcaATTCGTGGGTTTATGGGTGTTTGGATGGTTGAATAGGTTATATATTGTTTGCTTGTTTGTGCTTGATGGTCTATACTTGCTTATTCTTTGTTTATGATCTGCTATTCTCAGTTTGTTCTCTGCTATTCATGGGTCTGTGTGTAAAAATACTGTTCTCTATTGTGTAGAACAATGTTCTCAgtaaagtgaatgatgttggtTGTCTgaatcattttattctttttaagtaAGGTCTAAGTTCTGGCCTAATCTTAGCCTATATCAGATGTCATTGTTCCGgatatatctttttaaaaacaGTGTAGGTGGAAGATATATCTTCAATCACTAAGGAGCCTATTTGATTCATTTcctgtttcttttattttgaaaatcattATCTGAATCCTCTAGGATACGGCTTCAGTGTGTATGGTTTAGGaccaacattttcttttaatgaggTCTTTTAGTGCACTGTTCCCCTTTTATCTCGTGGGGTATATTGTTTCTTATGGATTATTTATGAGCTTTTCTTCTTGAGCTTGGGtaacctcctttttttttttttttaatgtcggggaaccttttcaaggcagggcccttcaaACCCACCTCTGTAGAGTAAATCCCGAACCCGTGCactcggaagtttccctacacaaaattggttaaatcgctggcttttcaccagggggtgtggccccaaatgattgtttgcacccatgagatgttgaaccttggaccttgaagggagtgataccccaagaccaagaccttcaccacttgggcaaGGGGTTAAAGCTTGGGTAACCTATGCATAAAACGGGCTATTTTCATAAAGGTTTGTGCATAGACCTTCACATAAAGGTTTGTGCATAGACCTTCACATAAAGGTTTATGCACAAACAaatagaggttttttttttttttttcccccccttcttttttctctttttatgcAGACCATTAGAACTGCATTGGGTGATTGTGGTGAAACAGAGATGGCTGTAACTTGTACCCCATGTGCTGTTGTGCCCTATGAAAAGCCTCTGCCCGTTTTAACATCCCAAACCGTGGATatggattttcttttgcaaGCCAAGGAATGCTTGGGCTTGACAGTCTTAAGTGTTGGGTTTGGaaagttgttttcttttgggttATCAAACCATAGTTGAACTAGTCTTGGAAAACAACAATACGGCTATTTATTCAGGATAGCCGAATATCAGGTGTTAAGCAAGCACAAAAGGCTTTGAAAgagaatttttattgtttacaggaggaataattatgcttattaataataaaaaatcatacaCAATTATTTAGAATGATtagacattttttaattttgtgagtTTGAATCTAAGATTAATGGATGAACATATATTGTTAATAGGTGTACTAGCAagtaaattattctttttagaaGAATACAAGTTCATATTACCTTGCACATCTGTCATTTGTAGTTTTTTCGAAAACTCAGGGAAATGTATAGATGAATGCTGTTTttgagaaatagaaaaaaatattattgtgaatttgtgagtCCTATAAAAGCAAGCCTTCATACTTCCAAAGCTATATGTTGTAGTAGATAGTGGTGCTTTTTCAATCAAATTAGATGACTATTCAGACAAGAACCTGGACAGTTTCTCATGTAAGATTAGGCTAATCCATAagatattctttttaaataggTTCCTCACTTCATTGTATTGCTTTTGAATACATTTAGATTACATTACCGATGATGACAATTGCTTTTT from Juglans microcarpa x Juglans regia isolate MS1-56 chromosome 3S, Jm3101_v1.0, whole genome shotgun sequence encodes:
- the LOC121257104 gene encoding LOW QUALITY PROTEIN: endoglucanase 24-like (The sequence of the model RefSeq protein was modified relative to this genomic sequence to represent the inferred CDS: inserted 2 bases in 2 codons); the encoded protein is MAFSLAPGLLLPLLVSLLSFATSTQDYQDALSKAILFFEGQRSGFLPQDQRITWRSNSGLSDGWMYNADLTGGYYDAGDNVKFGFPMAFTTTMLAWSVIEFGDSMXPNELRNSLVAIRWATDYLLKALSQLPNRIFVQVGDPNIDHSCWERPEDMDTARTVYAVDAPNPASDVAGESAAALAASSIAFRSSDPGYSDTLLRNAINAFQFANSYRGAYSDNSNIKDGACPYYCDFDGYQDELLWGAAWLRRATQQDTYLDYIRSNGQTLGADENINEFGWDNKHAGLNVLVSKEVIEGNMYSLQSYRASADSFMCTLIPESSASHIEYSPGGLIYRPGGSNLQHTTSIAFLSLVYANSLARTSQAINCGNIYVTPTRLRQQAKRQVDYILGENPKGLSYMVGYSNYYPQRIHHRGSSLPSIKDHPQFIACKEGSIYFNSTDPNPNVLVGXVVGGPGEDDVYDDDRIDYRKSEPTTYINAPLVGALAYLVANPNFSN
- the LOC121257942 gene encoding uncharacterized protein LOC121257942 — protein: MDIEHVLKEGSISSLTLSSVESNQRGGVLSPEDFAWVDSCLVQDPEISKGSCDSLKDASQELLSSQSRSFSSAAISCFLEEGTDVEIPPSLEEADTMHFRGRSDDGIVLQTCAAMDVEDGLIESSNLSGEGFSGEDIAWVNSCLIEDPEDSVSWASLKNALLEIVSSDFRSFDSFAAVSGGLPEGTDVEILPSYEEAETVHFQGETSDDLVLINKITERDSDHLPLKFKNNSLKSLTLKGNPFLPTYTEGVKESESIETKLDLGSSAYGMEPSTEDIFRVWDLGIPSEEDEFGKQLNKAALTEGSFKPMPATLNDLEVSKDVEEVFPDHLVSAMADLSLNQTSS